A portion of the Celeribacter baekdonensis genome contains these proteins:
- a CDS encoding L,D-transpeptidase family protein: MDRRTFLASTVAAIVLPFGVLARELRAYSGPAVTRIVIYKGRRRMYLMSGEKVLKKYKIGLGGNPIGPKQFEGDGKTPEGSYIVDRRNPNSAYHLSLGISYPNQIDAENAALMGRRPGGDIFIHGRAGENRGKGRDWTAGCISVSDRNIEKIYMMVQDGTQVDIFP, encoded by the coding sequence ATGGATCGGCGAACTTTTCTAGCATCAACTGTGGCAGCCATTGTGCTGCCATTCGGCGTTTTGGCGCGTGAGCTCAGGGCCTATTCCGGGCCCGCAGTCACTCGAATTGTGATCTACAAGGGACGCCGCAGAATGTATCTTATGAGCGGTGAAAAGGTGCTCAAGAAATACAAAATTGGACTGGGCGGAAATCCGATTGGACCCAAGCAATTCGAGGGTGATGGCAAGACCCCGGAAGGCAGCTATATCGTAGATCGGCGGAACCCGAACTCAGCCTATCATCTGTCTCTGGGGATTTCTTACCCAAACCAAATTGATGCCGAGAATGCCGCGTTGATGGGGCGGCGTCCGGGCGGGGACATTTTCATTCACGGAAGGGCAGGCGAAAACCGAGGCAAAGGCCGTGATTGGACGGCGGGCTGTATCTCGGTTTCCGATCGCAACATTGAGAAGATCTACATGATGGTGCAAGATGGCACTCAAGTAGATATTTTCCCGTAA
- a CDS encoding CCA tRNA nucleotidyltransferase, with product MALFSEIDEVAYFVGGCVRNSLLDVPVSDLDISTPVRPELTLKLAKDAGLKAIPTGIEHGTVTVIADGEPFEITTFRKDVETDGRRAVVAFSTHMEDDARRRDFTMNAIYADASGEIIDPLGGLPDLRAGRVRFIDDPHLRIKEDYLRILRFFRFYAWYGDHSAGLDPDGLAACASHLDGLATLSRERVGAEFIKLLSALSPDQAIGAMDQSGVLNALLPGASTKAFFLLTAFETRPNPILRLAALGNFDVSELLRLSKVQCREYDTYRDLAAGTKRLAEIAYRETADVARAVACLRSAFFEQPVSPDVEADIAKGDRARFPISAADLMPEMRGPALGSALKTAEQAWIESGFTLDRHALITRAKGE from the coding sequence ATGGCCCTCTTCTCCGAAATTGACGAGGTTGCGTATTTTGTTGGAGGTTGTGTCAGGAACAGTCTGCTTGATGTTCCAGTCAGCGACCTGGACATTTCGACACCGGTGCGACCCGAACTCACTCTAAAACTGGCGAAAGATGCTGGACTGAAAGCCATTCCAACCGGGATTGAGCATGGCACGGTCACTGTGATCGCGGATGGCGAACCGTTTGAGATCACAACATTCCGCAAGGATGTGGAGACAGACGGTCGGCGTGCTGTGGTCGCATTTTCAACCCATATGGAAGATGATGCGCGGCGACGCGATTTCACGATGAATGCCATATATGCCGATGCGTCAGGAGAGATTATTGACCCGCTTGGCGGGTTGCCGGATCTACGCGCCGGTCGCGTCCGTTTTATTGATGATCCTCATCTTCGGATCAAAGAGGACTATCTTCGTATTCTTAGGTTCTTTCGGTTCTATGCGTGGTATGGCGATCATTCTGCCGGATTAGACCCTGATGGCTTGGCAGCCTGCGCGTCACATCTTGATGGATTGGCAACACTGTCGCGGGAACGTGTGGGGGCGGAATTCATCAAATTGCTGTCTGCCCTGTCGCCTGATCAAGCCATTGGCGCGATGGATCAATCCGGCGTTTTGAATGCCCTTCTGCCGGGCGCATCGACAAAGGCATTTTTTCTTTTGACCGCTTTTGAGACACGTCCAAACCCGATCTTACGCCTTGCGGCGCTGGGCAACTTTGATGTGAGCGAACTTTTGAGGTTGTCCAAGGTGCAATGTCGAGAATATGACACTTATCGAGATCTTGCGGCCGGAACAAAGAGGCTTGCAGAAATTGCCTATCGTGAAACTGCAGATGTGGCGCGCGCGGTTGCATGTCTTCGATCTGCGTTCTTTGAACAGCCGGTCTCACCGGATGTGGAGGCGGACATTGCCAAAGGCGACAGGGCTCGGTTTCCTATCAGTGCGGCAGATTTGATGCCAGAAATGAGAGGGCCCGCGCTTGGCTCTGCGTTGAAAACAGCGGAACAGGCGTGGATTGAAAGTGGATTTACGCTCGATAGGCATGCTTTGATTACGCGGGCAAAAGGTGAGTGA
- a CDS encoding Hsp33 family molecular chaperone HslO, whose amino-acid sequence MIGSKIAWDDTVLPFQLDASDIRGRVARLDGVLDRVLLQHNYPPEIEALVAEIALLTAMIGQTIKLRWKLSLQVRGDGPARLIATDYYAPEKDGAPGRIRAYASYDAERLQPGVDPFSQIGKGYFAILIDQGSGTTPYQGITPIAGGSLSACAETYFAQSEQLPTRFSTSFGKSRLSGETESWRAGGIMLQKMPKASPFAAPLEGAEDQSLLKPADILAEDDLEDWNRANILLSTVEEMELIGPRVQPTDLLVRLFHEERPRVFDPQPVAFGCNCSEDRVRNSLSMYSAKDIRHMTTEEGTVTADCQFCGAHYVLDPKTVGFDAEVKPDGNTD is encoded by the coding sequence ATGATCGGATCGAAAATCGCATGGGATGACACCGTTCTCCCGTTTCAACTGGATGCATCCGACATCCGGGGCCGTGTCGCGCGTCTTGACGGGGTCTTGGACCGCGTTTTGTTGCAGCACAATTATCCGCCTGAAATAGAAGCGCTGGTCGCTGAGATCGCGTTGCTGACCGCAATGATTGGTCAGACCATCAAATTGCGTTGGAAGCTCTCACTGCAGGTGCGTGGGGATGGCCCGGCTCGGCTGATCGCCACTGACTATTACGCGCCAGAAAAGGACGGTGCACCAGGGCGTATTCGGGCCTATGCATCCTATGATGCAGAGCGTCTTCAGCCCGGTGTTGATCCGTTTTCGCAAATTGGTAAGGGCTATTTTGCCATCCTAATTGATCAAGGCAGCGGAACGACACCGTATCAGGGCATCACGCCGATCGCCGGTGGATCTTTGTCTGCTTGTGCGGAAACTTATTTTGCTCAATCCGAACAATTGCCGACGCGGTTCTCAACGTCCTTTGGTAAATCGCGCCTGTCTGGCGAAACCGAGTCGTGGCGTGCGGGCGGTATTATGCTGCAAAAAATGCCAAAAGCTTCGCCTTTTGCCGCACCTTTGGAGGGGGCCGAAGATCAGAGCCTCTTGAAGCCCGCCGACATTCTGGCCGAGGATGATTTGGAAGATTGGAACCGTGCCAATATCCTTTTGAGCACGGTCGAGGAGATGGAGCTGATCGGTCCACGCGTTCAGCCCACTGATCTCCTCGTCCGCCTGTTCCACGAAGAGCGGCCTCGGGTTTTTGATCCGCAACCTGTCGCTTTCGGTTGTAACTGCTCCGAGGATCGTGTGCGCAACAGCCTGTCGATGTACTCTGCAAAGGACATTCGACATATGACGACGGAGGAGGGCACTGTGACCGCAGATTGCCAATTCTGCGGCGCGCATTATGTGCTCGATCCTAAAACAGTTGGCTTCGATGCGGAGGTTAAGCCGGATGGAAACACCGATTGA
- a CDS encoding PP2C family protein-serine/threonine phosphatase — translation MAIAQEKQAYLQAVPERGVVNNVLIVDDSRAQRRILSSYLGRWGYTVFEAGSGEEAMDVCQSESIDLIVSDWMMPGMGGLEFCQLFRQLDRINYGYFILLTSKSDKTEVAQGLDVGADDFLTKPVAGDELLARIRAGERILRMERELTEKNRLVSSTLKEISELYDSLDRDLVEARKLQQSLVRERFHDFETAQISLLLRPSGHVGGDLVGFFPINERQFGVFSIDVSGHGIASALMTARLAAYLTGSTSEQNLAIRSDDNGGYIAASPSEAAMALNRLMLEEMETDLYFTMILGHFDRFSGEFVMTQCGHPHPIVQRSNGDISFFGDGGLPVGLIPFATYEDVRMTLSPGDRILLFSDGVTECPDGGDGMLGEEGLVEMCKKVSTETGNAFFDTFLWDLNDFNNDQDFPDDISAILLEYPGQVSKA, via the coding sequence TTGGCCATCGCACAAGAAAAACAAGCCTATCTTCAAGCTGTGCCAGAGCGTGGCGTGGTCAATAACGTGTTGATTGTTGATGATTCCCGAGCTCAGAGAAGAATTCTGTCTTCCTATCTCGGGCGCTGGGGATACACCGTTTTCGAAGCCGGTTCTGGCGAGGAAGCGATGGACGTCTGTCAAAGCGAAAGCATTGACTTGATCGTTTCCGACTGGATGATGCCCGGTATGGGCGGCTTGGAATTTTGTCAATTATTTCGGCAACTTGATCGGATCAACTATGGGTATTTCATCCTGTTGACCTCGAAATCCGATAAGACTGAAGTTGCACAGGGTTTGGATGTTGGGGCTGATGACTTTCTGACCAAACCAGTTGCCGGGGACGAATTGCTTGCGCGTATTCGGGCCGGGGAGCGCATCTTGCGGATGGAGCGCGAACTGACAGAAAAGAACCGACTGGTCAGTTCAACATTGAAAGAAATATCTGAACTTTATGATTCCCTTGATCGCGACCTGGTCGAAGCGCGAAAGTTGCAGCAATCGTTGGTGCGGGAGCGATTTCATGATTTTGAGACGGCTCAAATATCACTTCTTTTACGCCCCAGCGGCCATGTGGGCGGTGATCTTGTTGGATTTTTCCCAATCAATGAGCGGCAATTTGGCGTTTTTTCGATTGATGTTTCCGGCCATGGGATCGCATCGGCTTTGATGACCGCACGGCTTGCCGCTTATCTTACGGGCTCCACATCCGAACAAAATCTTGCAATTCGATCTGACGACAATGGCGGATACATTGCGGCCAGCCCGTCTGAGGCGGCCATGGCCCTCAATCGTCTGATGTTGGAGGAAATGGAAACGGATCTCTATTTCACCATGATCCTTGGTCATTTTGATCGGTTCAGCGGCGAATTTGTTATGACGCAATGCGGTCATCCCCACCCGATTGTGCAGCGCTCCAATGGGGATATATCCTTTTTTGGTGATGGTGGATTGCCGGTTGGTCTGATCCCCTTCGCCACTTACGAGGATGTTCGCATGACACTGTCGCCGGGCGATCGGATTTTGTTGTTTTCCGATGGGGTGACGGAGTGCCCCGATGGCGGTGATGGTATGCTTGGCGAAGAGGGATTGGTCGAAATGTGCAAAAAGGTTTCGACTGAAACGGGCAACGCGTTCTTTGACACGTTCCTTTGGGATTTGAACGACTTTAACAACGATCAGGATTTCCCTGACGACATCTCTGCTATTCTTCTCGAATACCCGGGGCAGGTCTCTAAAGCCTAG
- the ilvA gene encoding threonine ammonia-lyase IlvA produces MTDWTNFADKARGAEARVRRLFEPTPCLRNDHLSVAYDCDVWLKREDLTPVRSYKLRGAWNAMVKARENDPNISLFVCASAGNHAQGVAFACREFGVRGVIFMPVTTPQQKIDKTRVFGADMVEIRLVGDYFDDTLEAARTYCAEEAGHFLSPFNDADVIEGQATVAVEFMAQMTPDVVVLPVGGGGLSSGVLSYLKEVAPQAEVYFVEPAGGQSLAAALDAGALVTLKNVDSFVDGAAVARIGEIPFDVLKDVPKDHVLSCPEDRICSTMIEMLNVEGVVLEPAGALSIDALWDIRDHIRGKRVLCVTSGGNFDFERLPEVKERAQRFRNLKKYFILRMPQRPGALRDFLDMLGPQDDIARFEYLKKSARNFGSVLIGIETTDSSSFEQLFQKMDDAGLVYRDITNDQALAEFVL; encoded by the coding sequence ATGACTGATTGGACCAATTTTGCAGATAAGGCGCGGGGGGCCGAAGCTCGTGTGAGACGCCTGTTTGAGCCAACGCCATGTTTGCGCAATGATCACCTCTCAGTGGCTTATGATTGTGACGTTTGGCTCAAACGCGAAGACCTCACGCCCGTGCGGTCTTATAAGTTGCGTGGCGCTTGGAATGCGATGGTCAAGGCGCGGGAAAATGATCCGAACATTTCGCTTTTTGTCTGTGCGTCTGCGGGCAATCATGCCCAAGGTGTCGCCTTTGCTTGTCGTGAATTTGGCGTGCGTGGTGTCATTTTTATGCCGGTGACCACGCCTCAGCAGAAAATTGACAAGACCCGAGTGTTCGGTGCGGATATGGTCGAAATCCGCTTGGTTGGAGACTATTTTGACGACACTTTAGAGGCTGCGCGCACCTATTGTGCAGAGGAGGCAGGGCATTTTCTTTCGCCTTTCAACGATGCGGATGTGATTGAGGGACAAGCCACTGTTGCGGTGGAATTTATGGCGCAAATGACACCGGATGTTGTTGTGCTGCCGGTTGGTGGTGGCGGTCTTTCGTCTGGCGTCCTGTCTTATCTCAAAGAGGTTGCGCCACAGGCTGAGGTCTATTTTGTTGAACCGGCCGGCGGACAATCTTTGGCCGCTGCTCTGGATGCGGGCGCATTGGTGACGCTGAAAAATGTTGATAGCTTTGTCGATGGTGCCGCTGTTGCTCGGATTGGGGAAATCCCATTTGACGTTCTCAAAGATGTGCCGAAGGATCACGTTTTATCTTGTCCAGAAGATCGAATTTGTTCGACGATGATCGAGATGCTGAACGTGGAGGGCGTTGTACTTGAACCAGCCGGCGCGCTTTCGATTGATGCGCTTTGGGACATCCGCGACCACATTCGGGGCAAGCGTGTCTTGTGCGTGACGTCTGGGGGAAACTTTGACTTTGAGCGGCTGCCGGAGGTCAAAGAGCGGGCTCAGCGGTTCCGCAACCTCAAGAAATATTTCATCTTGCGTATGCCGCAGCGCCCCGGCGCTTTGCGCGATTTTTTGGATATGCTTGGCCCACAGGACGACATCGCACGATTTGAGTATCTTAAAAAGTCTGCTCGAAATTTCGGCTCTGTCCTGATCGGAATTGAAACGACAGATTCAAGCAGCTTTGAACAGCTCTTTCAAAAGATGGACGATGCTGGTCTTGTTTATCGCGACATCACCAATGATCAGGCCTTGGCTGAATTCGTCCTTTGA
- a CDS encoding Hpt domain-containing protein, whose amino-acid sequence MIDWSRVDDLRDEVGAEDFREVVDLFLDEVDEVIERMKRHPTQSSVEEDLHFLKGSSLNLGFAAFSSLCAAGERAARNGDAKTVDLGQIFDAYAQSRDAFVAKVVL is encoded by the coding sequence ATGATTGATTGGAGCCGAGTGGACGATCTGCGCGATGAAGTTGGCGCTGAGGACTTTCGTGAGGTCGTTGATCTCTTTCTTGATGAGGTGGATGAGGTGATTGAGCGGATGAAGCGTCATCCAACCCAATCCAGTGTTGAGGAAGATTTACATTTCCTCAAAGGCAGCTCACTCAACCTCGGGTTTGCCGCGTTTTCAAGCCTCTGCGCGGCAGGCGAGCGTGCAGCGCGAAATGGCGATGCTAAAACCGTCGATCTCGGCCAAATTTTTGACGCCTATGCGCAATCGCGCGACGCCTTTGTGGCAAAAGTCGTCTTGTAA
- a CDS encoding class I SAM-dependent RNA methyltransferase has product MTQFEVIRLGHKGDGITRDGVFVPNALPGEIVEGDAENDRVMNGRIITPSPARVAPACRHYKTCGGCALQHASDEFVADWKREIVATALKNHGISAGLETIYTSPSRSRRRAVFHGRRTKKSVMVGLYGRASGSLVPVSDCILMTPEIMSAYGALERLVQLGASRRGEMNLAVIATQTGLDVSVENGKPLDMDLRIELGQVVRDQRFSRLSWNGEDVAGEAPAYLRFGKARVVPPAGAFLQATAAGEAALVHAMRRAVGDAQRVIDLFAGCGTFSLPCAETAEVHAVESVSEMLDALNKGWRQADGLKRVTVETRDLFRQPIRADELNRFDAAIIDPPRPGAAAQCDEIAKSALKTIGFVSCNPITFARDAKTLTDAGFVLDWIEVIDQFRWSTHVEIAARFLRV; this is encoded by the coding sequence ATGACGCAGTTCGAAGTTATCCGGCTTGGACATAAAGGCGATGGAATCACCAGAGACGGCGTGTTTGTGCCAAATGCGCTTCCGGGTGAGATTGTAGAGGGTGACGCTGAAAATGACCGGGTGATGAATGGTCGGATCATCACGCCATCTCCTGCACGTGTCGCGCCTGCCTGTCGCCACTACAAGACGTGCGGTGGTTGCGCGCTTCAACATGCCTCAGACGAATTTGTTGCCGACTGGAAGCGTGAAATCGTTGCAACTGCCCTCAAAAATCACGGTATTTCGGCTGGGTTAGAGACGATTTATACATCCCCCTCCCGCAGTCGAAGGCGCGCAGTGTTTCATGGACGACGGACAAAAAAGAGTGTCATGGTCGGGCTGTATGGCCGCGCTTCTGGCAGCTTGGTTCCGGTGTCTGACTGCATTCTGATGACCCCGGAAATCATGTCGGCTTATGGTGCGCTTGAACGGTTGGTTCAACTTGGGGCCTCGCGCCGTGGCGAAATGAACCTCGCGGTGATCGCCACGCAAACCGGTCTTGATGTGTCCGTGGAGAATGGCAAGCCGCTCGATATGGATCTGAGGATTGAGCTTGGCCAAGTCGTGCGTGATCAACGGTTTTCACGCCTGTCATGGAATGGCGAAGATGTTGCGGGCGAAGCGCCAGCCTATCTGCGTTTTGGCAAAGCACGGGTCGTACCGCCCGCCGGTGCGTTTCTTCAAGCAACGGCAGCAGGTGAGGCAGCACTTGTGCACGCAATGCGCCGAGCTGTCGGAGATGCACAGCGCGTCATTGATCTTTTCGCGGGGTGCGGGACGTTTTCCTTGCCTTGCGCGGAGACAGCTGAGGTTCATGCCGTGGAAAGCGTGAGTGAGATGCTTGACGCGTTGAACAAAGGGTGGCGACAGGCCGACGGTCTCAAACGCGTGACGGTTGAGACTCGCGACTTGTTTCGACAACCGATTCGGGCCGACGAACTCAATCGGTTCGATGCGGCGATCATTGATCCACCACGACCGGGGGCTGCTGCACAGTGTGATGAGATCGCGAAAAGTGCGCTGAAAACCATTGGTTTCGTGTCCTGCAACCCGATCACATTCGCGCGAGACGCCAAAACACTGACCGATGCAGGCTTTGTTTTGGACTGGATTGAGGTGATTGATCAGTTTCGCTGGTCGACTCACGTCGAAATCGCAGCGCGATTCCTGCGCGTTTAG
- a CDS encoding CoA pyrophosphatase: METPIDRTTLEAALHISGAPSSDFDLNPDFSDAVTGDLRAAGVLIPIMDHPNGPRLVLTKRSSALKHHPGQIAFPGGRVDPTDTDPIDAALREAEEEIGLPRQSVDVIGTLPTHETVTRFQMYPVLGWIRDDFTPIAEPGEVSEIFTVPMSHVLNPDNFNVQSRLWRGQKRSFFTVPYGPYYIWGATARILRGLADRVQL; the protein is encoded by the coding sequence ATGGAAACACCGATTGATCGGACCACACTTGAGGCGGCGCTCCATATCTCTGGTGCGCCGTCGTCAGATTTCGATCTGAACCCGGATTTTTCGGACGCTGTGACGGGTGACTTGCGGGCGGCCGGTGTGTTGATCCCCATTATGGACCACCCAAATGGGCCAAGACTTGTGTTGACCAAGCGTTCATCCGCACTCAAACATCACCCGGGCCAAATTGCATTTCCGGGCGGGCGGGTGGACCCAACGGATACGGACCCGATTGACGCAGCCCTTCGCGAGGCCGAAGAAGAAATTGGTTTGCCGCGACAGAGTGTTGATGTCATCGGCACTCTTCCCACCCATGAAACCGTGACGCGATTTCAGATGTACCCTGTTTTAGGCTGGATTAGAGACGATTTTACGCCCATTGCTGAGCCGGGCGAAGTTTCTGAAATCTTCACTGTTCCCATGAGCCACGTCCTCAACCCAGACAATTTTAATGTACAGTCGCGTCTATGGCGCGGACAAAAACGATCCTTTTTCACTGTGCCTTACGGCCCTTACTACATCTGGGGCGCTACAGCGCGCATTTTGCGCGGGTTGGCGGATCGGGTGCAATTGTGA
- a CDS encoding argininosuccinate synthase — protein sequence MSAPKKVVLAYSGGLDTSIILKWLQTEYGCEVVTFTADLGQGEELEPARKKAEMLGIKPENIYIEDVREEFVRDFVFPMFRANAVYEGLYLLGTSIARPLISKRLVEIAEMTGADAVAHGATGKGNDQVRFELSAYALNPDIKVIAPWREWDLTSRTKLLEFAEQNQIPIAKDKRGEAPFSVDANLLHTSSEGRVLEDPAQEAPDYVYLRTVKPEDAPDEPEFIEVTFEKGDAVAINGVAMSPATILTELNEYGRKHGIGRLDFVENRFVGMKSRGVYETPGGTILLEAHRGIEQITLDSGSGHLKDSLMPRYAELIYNGFWFSPEREMLQAAIDKSQEHVSGTVRLKLYKGSAVTVGRWSDASLYSEAHVTFEDDAGAYDQKDAQGFIQLNALRLKLLAARNRRLKD from the coding sequence ATGTCTGCGCCCAAAAAAGTCGTTCTTGCCTATTCCGGCGGTCTTGATACGTCGATCATTCTGAAGTGGCTCCAGACCGAATATGGCTGTGAGGTTGTCACCTTTACCGCCGATCTCGGTCAGGGAGAGGAATTGGAGCCCGCGCGTAAAAAGGCGGAGATGCTCGGCATCAAGCCGGAGAACATCTATATCGAAGATGTCCGTGAAGAGTTCGTGCGCGATTTTGTTTTCCCGATGTTCCGCGCCAATGCGGTCTATGAGGGGCTCTATTTGCTCGGCACTTCTATCGCCCGTCCGCTGATCTCCAAACGCCTTGTTGAGATCGCTGAGATGACCGGCGCGGATGCCGTTGCGCACGGGGCCACCGGCAAGGGCAACGACCAAGTGCGGTTCGAACTTTCCGCCTACGCCCTCAACCCCGACATCAAAGTGATCGCGCCTTGGCGGGAGTGGGATTTGACCTCGCGCACCAAGCTTTTGGAATTTGCCGAACAAAACCAAATCCCGATCGCCAAAGACAAACGCGGTGAAGCGCCGTTCTCGGTCGATGCCAACCTGTTGCACACCTCGTCTGAAGGCCGCGTGTTGGAAGATCCGGCACAGGAAGCACCCGATTACGTCTACCTGCGCACCGTGAAACCCGAAGATGCGCCCGATGAGCCGGAATTCATCGAAGTCACCTTTGAAAAAGGCGATGCGGTTGCGATCAATGGCGTGGCAATGAGCCCGGCGACGATCCTGACAGAGTTGAACGAATATGGCCGCAAACACGGCATCGGTCGTTTGGATTTCGTTGAAAACCGTTTTGTTGGGATGAAATCGCGCGGCGTGTACGAAACTCCGGGCGGCACGATCCTTTTGGAAGCACACCGTGGCATTGAACAAATCACCCTCGATTCTGGCTCGGGTCACCTCAAAGACAGCCTGATGCCGCGCTATGCCGAGCTGATTTATAATGGGTTCTGGTTCAGCCCGGAACGTGAAATGCTTCAGGCCGCCATCGACAAATCTCAGGAACATGTGTCCGGCACTGTGCGTCTGAAACTCTACAAAGGCTCCGCAGTTACCGTGGGTCGTTGGTCGGACGCGTCGCTTTACTCAGAAGCGCATGTGACCTTTGAAGACGACGCGGGCGCCTATGATCAAAAAGACGCTCAGGGCTTTATTCAGCTCAACGCCTTGCGCCTGAAACTTTTGGCCGCACGGAACCGTCGCCTGAAAGACTGA
- a CDS encoding CAP domain-containing protein, with amino-acid sequence MSRIIAVLMMALIGLSACDAPTERLGPDGKPLPRLYRIHARDEAKIQYHILDSINALRAAAGTSPVQLNANLNAAAATHSRDMHVQNRPWHFGSDGSSPLDRVNRSGYTGLMIGENISETYETELETLSAWMEQSDTRDIILDPRATDIGFAWYQEDNGKLWWTLLIGANPSQFSGL; translated from the coding sequence ATGTCTCGCATTATTGCTGTCCTCATGATGGCCCTTATTGGTCTCTCCGCCTGCGACGCGCCGACCGAACGTCTTGGGCCAGATGGCAAGCCCTTGCCGCGCCTCTATCGAATCCATGCTCGGGATGAAGCGAAGATTCAATATCACATCCTTGATTCAATCAACGCACTGCGTGCCGCCGCCGGGACCTCCCCCGTTCAACTCAATGCCAATCTCAATGCTGCCGCGGCGACTCATTCGCGTGACATGCACGTCCAAAACCGTCCCTGGCATTTCGGCTCTGACGGCTCCTCGCCGCTCGATCGCGTCAACCGCTCCGGCTACACGGGCTTGATGATTGGTGAGAATATTTCGGAGACTTACGAAACCGAACTTGAAACTCTGTCCGCATGGATGGAGCAGTCCGACACGCGCGATATCATTCTTGATCCGCGCGCTACAGATATTGGCTTTGCCTGGTATCAAGAAGACAATGGGAAATTGTGGTGGACCCTATTGATCGGGGCCAACCCGTCCCAATTTTCAGGCCTCTAA
- a CDS encoding YegP family protein, with translation MYYVLYKDAGGYWRWRLRAANNKTIADSGEGYFNRSDALSGIALVKQSSNAPVREASGAF, from the coding sequence ATGTACTATGTTTTGTATAAAGACGCTGGAGGCTATTGGCGCTGGCGTTTGCGCGCAGCTAACAACAAGACGATCGCAGATTCAGGGGAGGGCTACTTTAATAGGAGTGATGCGCTTAGCGGCATTGCTCTTGTGAAGCAATCTTCCAATGCACCGGTAAGAGAAGCTTCGGGTGCTTTCTAA
- a CDS encoding NUDIX hydrolase, with protein sequence MRRYGESKVLGQTYRTRPGVYALLPRNGRVLLTYQGGIHHEFQFPGGGVDPGESPIAALHREVFEETGWRIASPRLIGSFRRFVYMPEYDMWAEKICRIYRAFPVRRLSEPLEPDHSAHWVSPEEAAILLENRGERDFLNTRL encoded by the coding sequence ATGCGGCGCTACGGAGAATCGAAAGTTTTAGGGCAAACCTACCGTACACGTCCCGGTGTTTACGCCCTATTGCCACGCAATGGACGTGTTTTATTGACCTACCAAGGCGGCATTCATCACGAGTTTCAATTTCCCGGCGGCGGTGTTGATCCGGGGGAAAGCCCTATTGCAGCACTTCATAGAGAGGTTTTTGAGGAAACCGGTTGGCGTATAGCATCCCCAAGATTGATAGGGTCTTTTCGGCGTTTCGTGTATATGCCCGAATATGACATGTGGGCGGAAAAAATTTGCCGTATATACCGGGCCTTTCCCGTCAGACGGCTTTCCGAACCTCTCGAACCAGACCACTCCGCACATTGGGTTTCACCTGAAGAGGCCGCAATCTTGTTAGAAAATCGCGGCGAACGTGACTTTCTGAACACTAGGCTTTAG
- a CDS encoding L,D-transpeptidase, with protein sequence MSKLSALKVSRRAFVAGSSAVLALPALAQTDNTTEIEGDISTVVRRNISSFRSLDWQPYFSNLSNGAILVDTTSRALHFWSEDQSIYKLYPTSVPLTEDLTRRGRTEIIRKVEGPSWSPTPAMRVRNPEWPEFVGPGPNNPLGTHALYLSWQYYRIHGTHDTRKIGRRSSNGCIGLYNEHIAELYGLTKVGTQVLLI encoded by the coding sequence ATGAGCAAACTTTCGGCCCTCAAGGTCTCCCGCCGCGCATTTGTTGCAGGTTCCTCTGCTGTTTTGGCACTGCCTGCTTTGGCACAAACCGATAACACCACAGAGATCGAAGGCGACATCTCAACCGTTGTACGTCGCAACATCTCAAGTTTCCGCTCGCTCGATTGGCAGCCCTATTTCAGCAACCTCAGCAATGGCGCCATCCTTGTGGATACCACGTCGCGGGCGTTGCATTTTTGGAGCGAAGACCAGTCGATCTATAAACTCTACCCAACGTCGGTTCCGTTGACAGAGGATCTGACCCGTCGCGGCCGCACTGAGATTATTCGCAAAGTCGAAGGACCGAGCTGGTCTCCAACGCCGGCTATGAGAGTTCGTAACCCTGAGTGGCCGGAGTTTGTTGGGCCAGGTCCAAATAATCCGCTCGGCACGCACGCGCTTTACCTATCTTGGCAATATTACCGAATCCATGGCACCCACGACACGCGAAAAATTGGTCGTCGGTCGTCGAATGGCTGCATCGGCTTATACAACGAGCACATTGCGGAGTTGTATGGTTTGACAAAAGTAGGTACGCAGGTGTTGCTAATTTGA